One window from the genome of Hippoglossus hippoglossus isolate fHipHip1 chromosome 10, fHipHip1.pri, whole genome shotgun sequence encodes:
- the map7d3 gene encoding MAP7 domain-containing protein 2 isoform X5, which yields MAEGASTLKGLRSQMAAAAQAQAEERRSQTGNSPGPTTNTSAKPQGCRPVLDGASLRIDDRLRVAKERREEAERQQALRESQIMERERKAKLQVERQMEERQKKVEEQRKKEEQKRQAVEEKRKQKQEEEKEHYEAVMRRTLERSQRVEQRQKRWSWGGLSTDSDGRTGDSDASASSPVTIVISPASPDKPPRSRQVDKRSTSTQNLKQSSEAGISKRLSSSSATLIKSPDKSVKQRSSSCNRLPSNVNASQASKEDGKKLQVEKTGHSMKKRSSSLTRVSVGRAQTPTKPDKGTTDDQECHLCPRSASATPLHPPRGPVRSRSIDRQKSGMTTSVSADGALDPSLKDKQLTSPAGQRPASPSTTLGRNRSPSPAPSPAPKRTPSPAASKPSSKTRPSSPGAMKQRPPSPQPTSTKPPPIQKPALTPTGPPTLRKRDSKSKDLCPVQALSPQSSDNSKTKDKDDSKGSTGTNSAAEAAKILAENRRLMREQKEKEELLRIQKEEEDKLKKEEEERLAEEARLKRVEEEKKLAEERKVIEEEEALMAEEERVRLAEEEAVKQAELQKEREEAEAKALVEAEKVRQERDRVMQQNQQERMERKKRIEEIMKRTRKGDPNDKRDDDKCSQDNEDNEDNDDDDVDSNYETNDMDDIAMEADKYDECGLSCEPVNIREEALGRVNGKPETDDKENNNGISTDETQAISPVPKGRHVEGSEFLNEQDSAKVGLIPGRNGKSNQWSFEELIDLNVHSKTPLIAAEDCNQVLINCDGSSDGTRVAFEDKGTPVNPLHSSNQPIETLSEM from the exons ATGGCGGAGGGCGCTTCGACTCTCAAAGGCTTGCGATCCCAGATGG ctgcagctgcacaggcCCAAGCAGAGGAGCGGCGCAGCCAGACAGGAAATAGTCCAGGACCTACAACTAACACATCAGCTAAACCTCAGGGGTGTAGACCAG tCCTCGACGGTGCTTCTCTTAGAATAGACGACCGACTGCGAGTGGCAAAAGAGAGgcgagaggaggcagagagacaacagG ctTTGCGAGAGTCTCAGATTATGGAGCGGGAGCGTAAAGCCAAGCTGCAAGTGGAGCGTCAGATGGAGGAGCGTCAGAAAAAGGTTGAGGAACAGCGAAAGAAGGAGGAGCAGAAACGACaggctgtggaggagaagaggaagcagaaacaggaagaggaaaag gagcacTACGAGGCAGTGATGCGGCGGACATTGGAGCGTAGTCAGCGTGTGGAGCAGAGGCAGAAAAGATGGTCTTGGGGAGGACTGTCCACAGactccgatggacgaacag GAGATTCTGATGCCAGCGCCTCATCTCCAGTAACTATAGTTATCTCCCCTGCCTCGCCAGACAAGCCACCGAGGAGTCGACaag TGGACAAGCGCTCCACATCCACCCAGAACTTGAAACAGTCGTCCGAGGCTGGCATCAGCAAACGCctatcctcttcctctgccaccCTCATCAAATCTCCCGACAAAA GTGTTAAGCAGAGGAGTTCGTCTTGTAACCGGTTGCCTAGCAATGTGAATGCTTCTCAGGCCAGTAAGGAAGATGGCAAAAAGCTTCAGGTGGAAAAGACAG GCCATTCCATGAAGAAGAGAAGTTCCTCCCTCACTCGAGTAAGTGTGGGCAGAGCACAGACCCCTACCAAGCCTGATAAGGGGACAACGGATGATCAAG AGTGTCACCTGTGTCCTCGCTCAGCCTCTGCCACTCCCCTGCACCCACCGCGCGGACCCGTGCGCAGCCGTAGCATTGACCGACAGAAGAGCGGCATGACCACCTCTGTTTCAGCCGATGGAGCCCTCGACCCTTCACTG AAGGACAAGCAGTTAACATCGCCAGCAGGGCAGCGTCCCGCCTCCCCATCCACCACCCTGGGACGCAACCGCTCACCATCCCCAGCCCCCAGTCCAGCTCCAAAGAGGACCCCCTCCCCAGCAGCATCCAA gccAAGTTCCAAGACACGCCCATCCTCACCTGGTGCAATGAAACAACGTCCCCCATCTCCCCAGCCCACATCAACCAAACCCCCACCCATCCAGAAACCAGCTCTTACTCCAACAGGACCCCCTACTTTACGAAAGAGAGACTCCAAGTCCAAGGATTTGTGTCCTGTCCAGGCTCTGTCTCCGCAGTCCTCTGACAACAGCAAGACCAAAGACAAAGATG ACTCGAAGGGCTCGACAGGAACCAACTCGGCCGCTGAGGCAGCCAAGATCCTGGCTGAGAATCGCAGACTGATGCGAgagcaaaaagagaaagaggagctgctcaggatacagaaggaggaagaagacaa GCtgaaaaaggaagaggaagagcgtTTAGCGGAGGAGGCCCGACTGAAacgtgtggaggaggagaagaagcttgcagaggagagaaaagtcatagaagaggaggaggctctGATGGCTGAGGAGGAGCGGGTGAGactggcagaggaggaggcagtgaaACAGGCCGAGCTACAGAAAGAACGAGAGGAGGCTGAGGCCAAGGCTCTGGTGGAGGCGGAGAAAGTACGTCAGGAGAGAGACCGCGTCATGCAGCAGAACCAGCAAGAGCgaatggagagaaagaag AGGATTGAGGAGATAATGAAGAGAACTAGAAAAGGGGACCCTAATGACAAG AGAGATGATGATAAATGCTCACAGGACAATGAGGACAATGAGGACAATGATGACGACGATGTGGACTCAAACTATGAAACAAATG ATATGGATGACATCGCCATGGAGGCCGACAAATATGATGAGTGCGGTCTGTCCTGTGAGCCAGTGAATATAAGAGAGGAGGCCCTGGGCAGGGTGAACGGAAAACCAGAGACTGACGATAAGGAGAACAACAATGGCATAAGCACAGATGAGACCCAGGCAATAAG TCCAGTCCCTAAAGGCCGCCACGTGGAGGGCTCAGAGTTCCTGAACGAGCAGGACTCTGCTAAAGTGGGCTTGATCCCAGGTCGGAACGGTAAATCCAACCAGTGGAGCTTTGAGGAACTGATTGACCTCAACGTCCACTCCAAGACCCCCCTCATCGCGGCGGAGGACTGTAACCAAGTCTTGATCAACTGTGACGGGAGCTCAGATGGGACCAGGGTAGCCTTCGAGGACAAGGGAACCCCCGTCAACCCCCTGCATTCCTCTAATCAACCTATAGAAACCCTTTCAG agatGTGA
- the map7d3 gene encoding ensconsin isoform X7, producing the protein MAEGASTLKGLRSQMAAAAQAQAEERRSQTGNSPGPTTNTSAKPQGCRPVLDGASLRIDDRLRVAKERREEAERQQALRESQIMERERKAKLQVERQMEERQKKVEEQRKKEEQKRQAVEEKRKQKQEEEKEHYEAVMRRTLERSQRVEQRQKRWSWGGLSTDSDGRTVDKRSTSTQNLKQSSEAGISKRLSSSSATLIKSPDKSHSMKKRSSSLTRVSVGRAQTPTKPDKGTTDDQARKSPASTVDGGVLSRLLTPTQASLARSKSAAALSAEGTDAPECHLCPRSASATPLHPPRGPVRSRSIDRQKSGMTTSVSADGALDPSLKDKQLTSPAGQRPASPSTTLGRNRSPSPAPSPAPKRTPSPAASKPSSKTRPSSPGAMKQRPPSPQPTSTKPPPIQKPALTPTGPPTLRKRDSKSKDLCPVQALSPQSSDNSKTKDKDDSKGSTGTNSAAEAAKILAENRRLMREQKEKEELLRIQKEEEDKLKKEEEERLAEEARLKRVEEEKKLAEERKVIEEEEALMAEEERVRLAEEEAVKQAELQKEREEAEAKALVEAEKVRQERDRVMQQNQQERMERKKRIEEIMKRTRKGDPNDKRDDDKCSQDNEDNEDNDDDDVDSNYETNDMDDIAMEADKYDECGLSCEPVNIREEALGRVNGKPETDDKENNNGISTDETQAISPVPKGRHVEGSEFLNEQDSAKVGLIPGRNGKSNQWSFEELIDLNVHSKTPLIAAEDCNQVLINCDGSSDGTRVAFEDKGTPVNPLHSSNQPIETLSEM; encoded by the exons ATGGCGGAGGGCGCTTCGACTCTCAAAGGCTTGCGATCCCAGATGG ctgcagctgcacaggcCCAAGCAGAGGAGCGGCGCAGCCAGACAGGAAATAGTCCAGGACCTACAACTAACACATCAGCTAAACCTCAGGGGTGTAGACCAG tCCTCGACGGTGCTTCTCTTAGAATAGACGACCGACTGCGAGTGGCAAAAGAGAGgcgagaggaggcagagagacaacagG ctTTGCGAGAGTCTCAGATTATGGAGCGGGAGCGTAAAGCCAAGCTGCAAGTGGAGCGTCAGATGGAGGAGCGTCAGAAAAAGGTTGAGGAACAGCGAAAGAAGGAGGAGCAGAAACGACaggctgtggaggagaagaggaagcagaaacaggaagaggaaaag gagcacTACGAGGCAGTGATGCGGCGGACATTGGAGCGTAGTCAGCGTGTGGAGCAGAGGCAGAAAAGATGGTCTTGGGGAGGACTGTCCACAGactccgatggacgaacag TGGACAAGCGCTCCACATCCACCCAGAACTTGAAACAGTCGTCCGAGGCTGGCATCAGCAAACGCctatcctcttcctctgccaccCTCATCAAATCTCCCGACAAAA GCCATTCCATGAAGAAGAGAAGTTCCTCCCTCACTCGAGTAAGTGTGGGCAGAGCACAGACCCCTACCAAGCCTGATAAGGGGACAACGGATGATCAAG CTCGCAAGTCACCGGCTAGCACTGTGGACGGAGGGGTCCTTAGTCGCCTGCTCACCCCCACCCAGGCCTCACTAGCTAGGAGCAAGAGCGCCGCCGCCCTGTCCGCTGAAGGAACAGATGCTCCAG AGTGTCACCTGTGTCCTCGCTCAGCCTCTGCCACTCCCCTGCACCCACCGCGCGGACCCGTGCGCAGCCGTAGCATTGACCGACAGAAGAGCGGCATGACCACCTCTGTTTCAGCCGATGGAGCCCTCGACCCTTCACTG AAGGACAAGCAGTTAACATCGCCAGCAGGGCAGCGTCCCGCCTCCCCATCCACCACCCTGGGACGCAACCGCTCACCATCCCCAGCCCCCAGTCCAGCTCCAAAGAGGACCCCCTCCCCAGCAGCATCCAA gccAAGTTCCAAGACACGCCCATCCTCACCTGGTGCAATGAAACAACGTCCCCCATCTCCCCAGCCCACATCAACCAAACCCCCACCCATCCAGAAACCAGCTCTTACTCCAACAGGACCCCCTACTTTACGAAAGAGAGACTCCAAGTCCAAGGATTTGTGTCCTGTCCAGGCTCTGTCTCCGCAGTCCTCTGACAACAGCAAGACCAAAGACAAAGATG ACTCGAAGGGCTCGACAGGAACCAACTCGGCCGCTGAGGCAGCCAAGATCCTGGCTGAGAATCGCAGACTGATGCGAgagcaaaaagagaaagaggagctgctcaggatacagaaggaggaagaagacaa GCtgaaaaaggaagaggaagagcgtTTAGCGGAGGAGGCCCGACTGAAacgtgtggaggaggagaagaagcttgcagaggagagaaaagtcatagaagaggaggaggctctGATGGCTGAGGAGGAGCGGGTGAGactggcagaggaggaggcagtgaaACAGGCCGAGCTACAGAAAGAACGAGAGGAGGCTGAGGCCAAGGCTCTGGTGGAGGCGGAGAAAGTACGTCAGGAGAGAGACCGCGTCATGCAGCAGAACCAGCAAGAGCgaatggagagaaagaag AGGATTGAGGAGATAATGAAGAGAACTAGAAAAGGGGACCCTAATGACAAG AGAGATGATGATAAATGCTCACAGGACAATGAGGACAATGAGGACAATGATGACGACGATGTGGACTCAAACTATGAAACAAATG ATATGGATGACATCGCCATGGAGGCCGACAAATATGATGAGTGCGGTCTGTCCTGTGAGCCAGTGAATATAAGAGAGGAGGCCCTGGGCAGGGTGAACGGAAAACCAGAGACTGACGATAAGGAGAACAACAATGGCATAAGCACAGATGAGACCCAGGCAATAAG TCCAGTCCCTAAAGGCCGCCACGTGGAGGGCTCAGAGTTCCTGAACGAGCAGGACTCTGCTAAAGTGGGCTTGATCCCAGGTCGGAACGGTAAATCCAACCAGTGGAGCTTTGAGGAACTGATTGACCTCAACGTCCACTCCAAGACCCCCCTCATCGCGGCGGAGGACTGTAACCAAGTCTTGATCAACTGTGACGGGAGCTCAGATGGGACCAGGGTAGCCTTCGAGGACAAGGGAACCCCCGTCAACCCCCTGCATTCCTCTAATCAACCTATAGAAACCCTTTCAG agatGTGA
- the map7d3 gene encoding MAP7 domain-containing protein 2 isoform X13, which yields MAEGASTLKGLRSQMAAAAQAQAEERRSQTGNSPGPTTNTSAKPQGCRPVLDGASLRIDDRLRVAKERREEAERQQALRESQIMERERKAKLQVERQMEERQKKVEEQRKKEEQKRQAVEEKRKQKQEEEKEHYEAVMRRTLERSQRVEQRQKRWSWGGLSTDSDGRTGDSDASASSPVTIVISPASPDKPPRSRQVDKRSTSTQNLKQSSEAGISKRLSSSSATLIKSPDKKCHLCPRSASATPLHPPRGPVRSRSIDRQKSGMTTSVSADGALDPSLKDKQLTSPAGQRPASPSTTLGRNRSPSPAPSPAPKRTPSPAASKPSSKTRPSSPGAMKQRPPSPQPTSTKPPPIQKPALTPTGPPTLRKRDSKSKDLCPVQALSPQSSDNSKTKDKDDSKGSTGTNSAAEAAKILAENRRLMREQKEKEELLRIQKEEEDKLKKEEEERLAEEARLKRVEEEKKLAEERKVIEEEEALMAEEERVRLAEEEAVKQAELQKEREEAEAKALVEAEKVRQERDRVMQQNQQERMERKKRIEEIMKRTRKGDPNDKRDDDKCSQDNEDNEDNDDDDVDSNYETNDMDDIAMEADKYDECGLSCEPVNIREEALGRVNGKPETDDKENNNGISTDETQAISPVPKGRHVEGSEFLNEQDSAKVGLIPGRNGKSNQWSFEELIDLNVHSKTPLIAAEDCNQVLINCDGSSDGTRVAFEDKGTPVNPLHSSNQPIETLSEM from the exons ATGGCGGAGGGCGCTTCGACTCTCAAAGGCTTGCGATCCCAGATGG ctgcagctgcacaggcCCAAGCAGAGGAGCGGCGCAGCCAGACAGGAAATAGTCCAGGACCTACAACTAACACATCAGCTAAACCTCAGGGGTGTAGACCAG tCCTCGACGGTGCTTCTCTTAGAATAGACGACCGACTGCGAGTGGCAAAAGAGAGgcgagaggaggcagagagacaacagG ctTTGCGAGAGTCTCAGATTATGGAGCGGGAGCGTAAAGCCAAGCTGCAAGTGGAGCGTCAGATGGAGGAGCGTCAGAAAAAGGTTGAGGAACAGCGAAAGAAGGAGGAGCAGAAACGACaggctgtggaggagaagaggaagcagaaacaggaagaggaaaag gagcacTACGAGGCAGTGATGCGGCGGACATTGGAGCGTAGTCAGCGTGTGGAGCAGAGGCAGAAAAGATGGTCTTGGGGAGGACTGTCCACAGactccgatggacgaacag GAGATTCTGATGCCAGCGCCTCATCTCCAGTAACTATAGTTATCTCCCCTGCCTCGCCAGACAAGCCACCGAGGAGTCGACaag TGGACAAGCGCTCCACATCCACCCAGAACTTGAAACAGTCGTCCGAGGCTGGCATCAGCAAACGCctatcctcttcctctgccaccCTCATCAAATCTCCCGACAAAA AGTGTCACCTGTGTCCTCGCTCAGCCTCTGCCACTCCCCTGCACCCACCGCGCGGACCCGTGCGCAGCCGTAGCATTGACCGACAGAAGAGCGGCATGACCACCTCTGTTTCAGCCGATGGAGCCCTCGACCCTTCACTG AAGGACAAGCAGTTAACATCGCCAGCAGGGCAGCGTCCCGCCTCCCCATCCACCACCCTGGGACGCAACCGCTCACCATCCCCAGCCCCCAGTCCAGCTCCAAAGAGGACCCCCTCCCCAGCAGCATCCAA gccAAGTTCCAAGACACGCCCATCCTCACCTGGTGCAATGAAACAACGTCCCCCATCTCCCCAGCCCACATCAACCAAACCCCCACCCATCCAGAAACCAGCTCTTACTCCAACAGGACCCCCTACTTTACGAAAGAGAGACTCCAAGTCCAAGGATTTGTGTCCTGTCCAGGCTCTGTCTCCGCAGTCCTCTGACAACAGCAAGACCAAAGACAAAGATG ACTCGAAGGGCTCGACAGGAACCAACTCGGCCGCTGAGGCAGCCAAGATCCTGGCTGAGAATCGCAGACTGATGCGAgagcaaaaagagaaagaggagctgctcaggatacagaaggaggaagaagacaa GCtgaaaaaggaagaggaagagcgtTTAGCGGAGGAGGCCCGACTGAAacgtgtggaggaggagaagaagcttgcagaggagagaaaagtcatagaagaggaggaggctctGATGGCTGAGGAGGAGCGGGTGAGactggcagaggaggaggcagtgaaACAGGCCGAGCTACAGAAAGAACGAGAGGAGGCTGAGGCCAAGGCTCTGGTGGAGGCGGAGAAAGTACGTCAGGAGAGAGACCGCGTCATGCAGCAGAACCAGCAAGAGCgaatggagagaaagaag AGGATTGAGGAGATAATGAAGAGAACTAGAAAAGGGGACCCTAATGACAAG AGAGATGATGATAAATGCTCACAGGACAATGAGGACAATGAGGACAATGATGACGACGATGTGGACTCAAACTATGAAACAAATG ATATGGATGACATCGCCATGGAGGCCGACAAATATGATGAGTGCGGTCTGTCCTGTGAGCCAGTGAATATAAGAGAGGAGGCCCTGGGCAGGGTGAACGGAAAACCAGAGACTGACGATAAGGAGAACAACAATGGCATAAGCACAGATGAGACCCAGGCAATAAG TCCAGTCCCTAAAGGCCGCCACGTGGAGGGCTCAGAGTTCCTGAACGAGCAGGACTCTGCTAAAGTGGGCTTGATCCCAGGTCGGAACGGTAAATCCAACCAGTGGAGCTTTGAGGAACTGATTGACCTCAACGTCCACTCCAAGACCCCCCTCATCGCGGCGGAGGACTGTAACCAAGTCTTGATCAACTGTGACGGGAGCTCAGATGGGACCAGGGTAGCCTTCGAGGACAAGGGAACCCCCGTCAACCCCCTGCATTCCTCTAATCAACCTATAGAAACCCTTTCAG agatGTGA
- the map7d3 gene encoding MAP7 domain-containing protein 2 isoform X14 → MAEGASTLKGLRSQMAAAAQAQAEERRSQTGNSPGPTTNTSAKPQGCRPVLDGASLRIDDRLRVAKERREEAERQQALRESQIMERERKAKLQVERQMEERQKKVEEQRKKEEQKRQAVEEKRKQKQEEEKEHYEAVMRRTLERSQRVEQRQKRWSWGGLSTDSDGRTGDSDASASSPVTIVISPASPDKPPRSRQVDKRSTSTQNLKQSSEAGISKRLSSSSATLIKSPDKTSATPLHPPRGPVRSRSIDRQKSGMTTSVSADGALDPSLKDKQLTSPAGQRPASPSTTLGRNRSPSPAPSPAPKRTPSPAASKPSSKTRPSSPGAMKQRPPSPQPTSTKPPPIQKPALTPTGPPTLRKRDSKSKDLCPVQALSPQSSDNSKTKDKDDSKGSTGTNSAAEAAKILAENRRLMREQKEKEELLRIQKEEEDKLKKEEEERLAEEARLKRVEEEKKLAEERKVIEEEEALMAEEERVRLAEEEAVKQAELQKEREEAEAKALVEAEKVRQERDRVMQQNQQERMERKKRIEEIMKRTRKGDPNDKRDDDKCSQDNEDNEDNDDDDVDSNYETNDMDDIAMEADKYDECGLSCEPVNIREEALGRVNGKPETDDKENNNGISTDETQAISPVPKGRHVEGSEFLNEQDSAKVGLIPGRNGKSNQWSFEELIDLNVHSKTPLIAAEDCNQVLINCDGSSDGTRVAFEDKGTPVNPLHSSNQPIETLSEM, encoded by the exons ATGGCGGAGGGCGCTTCGACTCTCAAAGGCTTGCGATCCCAGATGG ctgcagctgcacaggcCCAAGCAGAGGAGCGGCGCAGCCAGACAGGAAATAGTCCAGGACCTACAACTAACACATCAGCTAAACCTCAGGGGTGTAGACCAG tCCTCGACGGTGCTTCTCTTAGAATAGACGACCGACTGCGAGTGGCAAAAGAGAGgcgagaggaggcagagagacaacagG ctTTGCGAGAGTCTCAGATTATGGAGCGGGAGCGTAAAGCCAAGCTGCAAGTGGAGCGTCAGATGGAGGAGCGTCAGAAAAAGGTTGAGGAACAGCGAAAGAAGGAGGAGCAGAAACGACaggctgtggaggagaagaggaagcagaaacaggaagaggaaaag gagcacTACGAGGCAGTGATGCGGCGGACATTGGAGCGTAGTCAGCGTGTGGAGCAGAGGCAGAAAAGATGGTCTTGGGGAGGACTGTCCACAGactccgatggacgaacag GAGATTCTGATGCCAGCGCCTCATCTCCAGTAACTATAGTTATCTCCCCTGCCTCGCCAGACAAGCCACCGAGGAGTCGACaag TGGACAAGCGCTCCACATCCACCCAGAACTTGAAACAGTCGTCCGAGGCTGGCATCAGCAAACGCctatcctcttcctctgccaccCTCATCAAATCTCCCGACAAAA CCTCTGCCACTCCCCTGCACCCACCGCGCGGACCCGTGCGCAGCCGTAGCATTGACCGACAGAAGAGCGGCATGACCACCTCTGTTTCAGCCGATGGAGCCCTCGACCCTTCACTG AAGGACAAGCAGTTAACATCGCCAGCAGGGCAGCGTCCCGCCTCCCCATCCACCACCCTGGGACGCAACCGCTCACCATCCCCAGCCCCCAGTCCAGCTCCAAAGAGGACCCCCTCCCCAGCAGCATCCAA gccAAGTTCCAAGACACGCCCATCCTCACCTGGTGCAATGAAACAACGTCCCCCATCTCCCCAGCCCACATCAACCAAACCCCCACCCATCCAGAAACCAGCTCTTACTCCAACAGGACCCCCTACTTTACGAAAGAGAGACTCCAAGTCCAAGGATTTGTGTCCTGTCCAGGCTCTGTCTCCGCAGTCCTCTGACAACAGCAAGACCAAAGACAAAGATG ACTCGAAGGGCTCGACAGGAACCAACTCGGCCGCTGAGGCAGCCAAGATCCTGGCTGAGAATCGCAGACTGATGCGAgagcaaaaagagaaagaggagctgctcaggatacagaaggaggaagaagacaa GCtgaaaaaggaagaggaagagcgtTTAGCGGAGGAGGCCCGACTGAAacgtgtggaggaggagaagaagcttgcagaggagagaaaagtcatagaagaggaggaggctctGATGGCTGAGGAGGAGCGGGTGAGactggcagaggaggaggcagtgaaACAGGCCGAGCTACAGAAAGAACGAGAGGAGGCTGAGGCCAAGGCTCTGGTGGAGGCGGAGAAAGTACGTCAGGAGAGAGACCGCGTCATGCAGCAGAACCAGCAAGAGCgaatggagagaaagaag AGGATTGAGGAGATAATGAAGAGAACTAGAAAAGGGGACCCTAATGACAAG AGAGATGATGATAAATGCTCACAGGACAATGAGGACAATGAGGACAATGATGACGACGATGTGGACTCAAACTATGAAACAAATG ATATGGATGACATCGCCATGGAGGCCGACAAATATGATGAGTGCGGTCTGTCCTGTGAGCCAGTGAATATAAGAGAGGAGGCCCTGGGCAGGGTGAACGGAAAACCAGAGACTGACGATAAGGAGAACAACAATGGCATAAGCACAGATGAGACCCAGGCAATAAG TCCAGTCCCTAAAGGCCGCCACGTGGAGGGCTCAGAGTTCCTGAACGAGCAGGACTCTGCTAAAGTGGGCTTGATCCCAGGTCGGAACGGTAAATCCAACCAGTGGAGCTTTGAGGAACTGATTGACCTCAACGTCCACTCCAAGACCCCCCTCATCGCGGCGGAGGACTGTAACCAAGTCTTGATCAACTGTGACGGGAGCTCAGATGGGACCAGGGTAGCCTTCGAGGACAAGGGAACCCCCGTCAACCCCCTGCATTCCTCTAATCAACCTATAGAAACCCTTTCAG agatGTGA